The sequence below is a genomic window from Fluoribacter dumoffii NY 23.
CTTGGGTAAACCCAAAATTGAAGGAAGCTTAAGTTTTTCATTATAAACAAGATCCCAACTGGCATCCTGTTCATGGATTGAGAATTCCTCATTATAAAAAAATGAGGGGGCAACCAGCTGCATTGCTGCATCAATGACTGCAGTTGGGGGGTTAATGTCAGCATAGATAAAGGGTTTACCAGGACGAAGAATCCCCGCTTTTTCATATCCGATGGCATCAAGGGTGGTACCCAAATAATCCTGATGGTCGAAATCTACTGTAGTAATTATAGATAATTGTGCATCTACAATGTTTGTAGCATCCAACCGTCCTCCTAACCCTACTTCAAGAATTAGGATATCGAGGTAGTTTTTTTTGAAATACCACAATGCCGCTAGTGTAGTCATTTCAAAATAAGTGAGGAAAATTTCACCGCGGGCTTCCTCAATAACACTAAAAGCCTGGCATAAATCTTCATCGGAAATAGGGGTTAAATTAATGCGGATGCGTTCATTAAACTCAATGAGATGAGGTGAAGTATAAGTTCCTACCTTGTAACCGGCACCATGATAAATCGCCTCAAGGGCAGTTACAGTCGAGCCTTTTCCATTGGTTCCCCCAACAGTGATAACCGGACAAGCTGGAAGTTGCAAATCTAGCATTTTTGCAACTTCCATGATGCGTGACAAGCCAAGGTGTATTTCTTGAATACTTCTATTTTCTAAATCATGTAACCATTCATCAATAGATCTCTTTTGAAGATCTACTGAAGAGGAGGCGTGCTTCGTCAATTTAATAGGAAGCGGCTTTGACAACTAAATCCCCTGCACCTTTGCGCGTTAATTTGGATATCAGCTCTGCAACCACAGGACGGATATCTTTTCGTTCAAGAATCATGTCAATGTGTCCATGTTCCAGCAAAAATTCACTGCGCTGAAATCCTTCGGGTAAGGTTTGTCTTACGGTTTGTTCAATTACTCTTGGACCTGCAAAGCCAATTAATGCATTGGGTTCAGCAATAATCACATCACCAAGGCTTGCAAAACTTGCTGAAACCCCTCCCATGGTTGGATCTGTCAAAACTACGATAAAGGGTAATCCTATTTCTGCAAACTTGGCCAAGGCTGCTGAAGTTTTGGCCATTTGCATTAATGAAAAAAGGCCTTCCTGCATGCGTGCACCACCGCTCGCTGTAAAACAGATATAGGGTCGTTGTTCTTTTGTTGCCGCTTCAATTGCACGAACGAACTTCTCCCCTACCGTAGCTCCCATGGAGCCTCCCATAAAATTAAATTCAAAGGCGCCAACAACTACAGGTTGCTGCAACAAGGTTCCTTTGACAATAATCAAAGCCTCCTTCTCGCCGGTTGCTTTCTGTGCCTGAGAGATTCTGTCTTTATATTTTTTCGAGTCCCTGAATTTTAATCGGTCTTGAGGTTCTAGTGATGCTGCGATCTCTTCTTGGCCCCCCTCATCAAGAAATTGCTTGATGCGAACACGAGCCGATATCCTGTGATGGAAGTTACAGGAAGGACAAACCATTAAGTTTCTTTCCAGCTCCGTACTGTAAAGTACTTCATTACATCCTGAACATTTAAGCCATAAACCTTCAGGAACTCCTTTTTTTTGGGAAGAATCAGTGCTAACTCTTGAAGGTAATAGTTTTTTAAACCAACTCATAATTGGAACCTAGTATTATTGAATCATGATATTATACACAGAAAAAAATATTCTTAAATCCACATAAGCAGGAATGATTTTTTTCTTGGTGTCATCTGAATGCAGCTCTGCGGCATTAAAAAATAAGTGCTATAGGCTCCCCCAATGAATGTCGTAGAGGGACTATTTCAGGTATTTGAAATTAAGAAATGAAATAGTTATAAGATTGAAATCATCTTGTTCAAAAAATACAACCTATTCATTTTAATCAAAATTTTTTTGATTTTTTTTAAAATAAACAAGCGGAAGCCTAAAGTTTTTCGTCCTTTGTCCGATAACATTTTCGAGTATGGTGAATTTGCAGGTAAAAGGAATTTGCCGAATCACAAATGTCCCAATCCAGGGATTCAGGTCTGAGGAGACTAAAATATGGCTCAAATTATTAATACGAACGTACCATCGTTAATTGCTCAGCGTAACTTATCTAAATCCAGTGACGCTATGGCTACAGCGATTCAGAGATTATCATCTGGCCTAAAAATTAATAGTGCGAAAGATGATGCTGCTGGACTCGCTATTACTACAAACATGACATCGCAAATTCGCGGTATGGACCAGGCAGTAAAAAATGCCAATGACGGTATTTCCCTGGCTCAGGTTGCTGAAGGTGCGATGCAAGAATCTACGGACATCTTGCAACGTATGAGAGAGCTAGCACTTCAATCTTCAAACGGAACCTACAGCCAAGCAAACCGCCAAGCTTTGCAAGATGAAGTAAACAATCTTTTGAATGAGATGGACAATATTGCTTACAGTACACAGTTCAATGGACAAACCCTATTGAATGGTTCGTATACTAATGCCTCACTGCAAATTGGTGCCAACGCGGGTGAAACCATTACCTTCTCGATAAACAGTATTGCCTCTTCAGATATAGGTCATATTGCTTATCAACAAGGAGCTGAAGTAAGTGGAAACGCCGCTACTGACATTACAATTGCTTTGGGCTCCAATGCAGCAGTCAATATTAGTTCCTCTGCAAACTATGTTGGTACAGCAAATGGTCAAGACAACACCTCTGCATTTGCCAAAGCAGCCGCAATCAATGCAGCAGGTATTTCTGGTTTGACCGTAACCGCCTCAACAATTGGTAGTGCTACCGTGGGTGCTATTGGTGGTGCAGCAGGAAATACATACAACCTGAGTATTAACGGCGTGGATGTATTTGTTAACCAGGACGTTTCCACTGCATTAAGTAACGATGCACTTATGGGAGCAATAAACGCTGCAAGCGATCAAACTGGTGTTGTAGCCAAACTTAACGGCGGTACCATGACCCTCACTGCTGCAGATGGAAGAAATATTGACGTCGTGGAAAGTGGTACTGGATTTACCGCAGGTACTAATGGATTGAGCGTCACAGGCGGCTCATTTGACGCAATTTTACGAGGAAATATCACTATTAGTGCGGATCAGGCCATTACCATAGGTGGAACAGCATCTGATATTGGTTTGGCAAGTAATATAAGCTTGGATACTCTGGGAGTTAATTCAGTAGATATTACTACCCAAGACGGCGCAGAAAAAGCTATATTGAGAATTAGTTCTGCCCTGGACCGCATTACTACCAACCGCTCTTCATTGGGTGCTTTGCAAAACCGATTGGATGCAACTGTGAATAACCTGCAAAACGTATCTGATAATATGTCTGCTGCACGCAGCCGTATTCAAGATACTGATTATGCAGCAGAAATGGCAAATTTAACTAAAAACCAAATTCTGCAACAAGCAGGAACAGCAATGTTGGCTCAAGCAAATGCTTTGCCACAATCTGTTCTTTCCTTGTTGGGATAGTTATAGAAAAAGATGTAAGAACCGAAATGCGGCTTTTGCCGCTTTTCGGCTTATTTTTATCCCAATGATTAAAGAGTTCGAACAATCAAGGGAAAGGAGTTAAAAATGACTATGGAATCAATTCCTCCAGCAAACAATAAATTGCTACAGACAGAGTCCGTCAAACTAAAAGACAAAAATATAAAGCCTTTGACGAAGTGTGCCACATCGGATCTCAATTTGGATATAGATGCGAAACAGGCCATTGATCATGCCACAGGCCTTTTGCAAACTATAGTCACTGACAAAATATCGGATAAAATAATCCGCAAAATACCCTCTGACGAATATTTGCATTTACTGCACTTGCTTGACGGAATAATTAGTGGTTCTATAGATAAACATATTTGATGCAGTTTATGGACAAATGTAATTTCTGATGAAATTACCATGATAAGGGAAGATTATGGGCCTATCAACTCCGGGTATTGGATCAGGTTTGGATATTAAAGGAATGGTTGAGGGTCTGGTAAAAGCTGACCTCATGCCTTTACAACTAAAGCATGATAAAAAGCTCAATTCGGTGACTATGGAATTGTCTGCTTTTGGACAATTAAAAAGTGCTATTTCCTCTTTTCAAACCACACTAAACACCCTGTCTTTGGCTAGTGAATTCAATAAAATGAATTGTCTGCTCAGTGAACCGGGATATATTTCCGCCTCTCTTACTGGCCAGGCAGATGAAGGTATCTATCAATTACAAGTCCAGCAACTTGCTCAATCACAAAGCCTTGCCAGTGGTTATTTCGCTAACAGCAGCACTTCAGTAGGCAGCGGTAGTATTACTATTAATTTTGGGACCTACAGTAACAGTAATACTACGTTCACGCCCAATGCAGCCGTTTCGCCCTTAACACTTAACATTAACGCGGGAAATGACAGCCTTACAGCAGTGCGGGATGCAATTAATGCTGCTAATGGAGGCGTTACTGCATCAATTGTACAAGATAGCCTTGGCTCAAGATTAACCCTAACCTCAACCGAAACAGGTGAAAACTACGCAATGCAAATTACGGGAAGCTTAACGTCCCTGAATTATGATCCTACAACAAACAATACTGCATTAACCCAAACAATGGCTGCGCAAAACTGTTTAGTAAAAATTAACGGCTTAGTGCTCAATGAAAGCAGCAATCAGATTGAAAATGCATTAGCAGGAATTAACCTCGATGTACAACAGGCTGATCCAAGTAAAACAATTACTTTAACAGTAAAAAAAGATGTCGATCACGTTAAGGGTTTAATCAATGATTTCGTAAAAAAATACAATGATTTTATGAAATTTCTTACCAACTTGACTGGTTTCGATATGGAAACCCGAAAAAAAGGGATTTTACAAGGTGATAACAAGCTCAGAGAGTTAAAAACAAATCTGTATAATTTGGCGACTAGCCCTTTAACCGCTACGGGTCCCATCCAAAGCCTTGCTGACCTTGGAATTACCTCTGACAAACATGGTTTATTGGAAATTGACTCAGAAATGCTGGAAAAGGTAATTGATAACAATTATCCGTATATTGCTAACTTATTTGCAAAAAAAATTAGCGCTACAGATCCAAACATTAAAATTAATTCATTAGACACGGAGGTCGCTTCAGGAGCATATGATGTCATATTAAGCGAATACACTCCTGGGGTAAGTATGTCAGGAACTATAGGCGGCATTCTTGCGAACTCCACAGATGGGATTACCCTAAACGGCACGGGTGACTTCAGTAGCTTATCGATAGATGTACTTTCAGGCCTGGTAGGAGCCAGAGGTCAAATCATCGTGAGTGACGGGTTAGCTTCTTTAATCGATGATTATTTGGGTTCTTTAATGGATGACGATGGTGAAATTGAAGAGAGAATAGACCGTTTGAATACTCAAGCAAAACAATTGGATGAAATGCAAGAGCAAATTAATGATCGAAGTGTTGCCCTGGAAAAAAGATATTATAAACAATGGAATGCAGTAGATTTGTTAATTGCACAAATGCAAAACACCAGTAATACACTCACCCAAATCTTGTCAAACTTACCCAAATTGAAAACCAAATAATTGGAGCATGATTCATGAAAAAGCCCTACCAACAAATAATAAATCAATACAAAACAATTGAGCTACAAACTCGTATTGATGCAGCCTCTCCCCACGAATTAATTCATTTGCTGCTGCAAGGGGCCAGGACTCATATTGCCACTGCCCAGGGCAATATTGAACGTAAAGAAATTCAGGAAAAGGGAGAACATATCAGTAAAGCCTTAAGCATCATTGAAGGTTTAAAAACCAGCTTAAACCACGAACAAGGAGGCGAGATAGCCCAAAACCTGCTCCAATTATACGGACATATAGAATTTTTGTTGCTAAAGGCCAATCTTAATAATGACAAAGAATTGTTGGCCCAATCCAATTTACTCCTTGCACAATTGCATGAAGCATGGCAAAAAGTAGGCCCCAACCATTCCGACTCGGACTCCTCACATTCTTCCTAATTTTTTTAACCAAAATTGTAGCCAGGATGTTTTCAGAAATACTCGAATTCTTCAGGCTACAAAACATTCAAAAAAGCATTTTTATTGAGTGAGAAGTTCTTATTAAGTACTTAATAAAAATCAGTTTGGCATCACCTCTGATAAGGGTTTTAACACATATTAAATACTGCAAAACTTTATTCTAAAAACCTTCAAAAAATACTGCAGGTTTGCAATTTTATGCTAGACTTTACCGAGTGGTTGCAGTGTATTCCACGCCGTGTTGTTTAAACATAAATCTAAGGAAGAAGATTAAACATGGAACAATTAAAATATACATTCGTAAAATCTACTCTTGTAATTGCTTTATTCGCATCAAGTTCTGCTTTTGCAGCTGGTGCTACAAGTGGACAACTCGTTATAATTAATGGCCTGAGCAATGTCGATGCTACTTCAGGCAACGCTGGAAGCACAGCCTCCGCGATATCTGTAGTAGTATCAGACAGTACTGGACCCTGCTCCACTACTGCAACCGTTGCTTATAACGGTACAGTAACTGTCAAATGGTCTGCTTCCAATACCCATAGCTCAACTTCTTGTACTGGTATTAGTTCCGTAGCAATCACCCCTCTTAAAACAACAATTGGAACTATTTCAACAATAGTTTATGACAATGTAAGTACAACAACAGTTCCTGCAACCACTGCAACTGGTCCTATAACCTATACACCGCCAACGACAACTTATGGCAACCTCGCCCTGATTGTCACTGGAACTGGCAACCCAAGCTCAGCAGTTACCGCATCTGCTACATCCTGGGGTATAGGTGCAGCCACAGCACCGGTTTTTGACACCAATAATGGTTCTCTAACTACTGTAGGTGTTCCTGGTGCTTCCGGTACCTATGGAATCAGAGCAGAAGAAATTATGAGACATTATGCCATTCAACCTTTTTTAGGATAATGGTTTAAGATCCAAATCCTCGTATAATTGTTTGGTCATTGAACTTAAATTCAATCTATCGAAAATTTTACGAGGATTTGTCTCAATAAGATTAAAGAATAATTTTGAAGTCTGCTTTCCTCGCGCCCTTATCATCCTTTCCATTCTTTTCTAATCAATGTATTCATTTTAAAGTTATTTTAAAAACTGCCGCTATAGAAATTACAATGGACCAAATTGAGATCATTATGAAAAGAATAAAATCAATAACAATCTCAATTGCTTTAATAACAATCAGTCAATTGACCTTTGCCCACATAAGGTATGGGGAAACTTTATGTAATTCACCGGATTATTTTTGCATGAAAACCAAGCAGGGCGAAACCTGGGAAAAGCTATTCCCCAATGCTGAGGAACGCGATATGGTACGCCGAATTAATCGTATGAACATTGCGTTACGTCCAGGCATGACTATAGCCGTACCCAAAAACATTGATCGCCTCACGATTTATGATGTTTCCCCTTTTCCAAGATATATTGATTCCCAAGGGGAAAAAACAATTTATGTAAGTCAGAAGAAACTCGCTTGGGCGGCCTATGACCAAGATGGTGAATTACTGTGGTGGGGACCAATTTCTTCAGGAATTGGGAAGTGTCCGGGTGTAATAGGTGGTTGCAGTACGCCTTCCGGTTCATTTCGCGTGGTACGAAAACAGGATATAGACTGCGTATCTACCGTGTTTCCCAGAAGATCAGATGGTAATGACGGCGGTGCGTTAATGCCTTATTGCATGCATTTTTTTAGAGGTTATGCATTGCATGGGAGTTATGAGGTACCAGGATTTAGAGCAAGCCATGGTTGTGTCAGGATGTTTATTGAAGATGCCCGTTGGCTTAATGAAGAGTTTATTGACTTGCCGGGTGACGGCATGAAAGGTACCCGAGTGGTAATTGATTCTCCTGATGATCCCAATGAACAATAGACAAATTATAGTCAACCTGTTAATATTTTATATGGTGAAATTTATATATTTGTGTGATAACGTTGCCTGTTGACTTTGTGATTTTAAAAACTGCTACAAGTGATGTTGGTTGTTATCAACCTAACCTGCAAGTTATTTTCAGTTTTTATTCAAAATAATACTTCGATACTCACAAAGCGAATTTTAGGTGCGCTATGTTCAGAAAAAACGCGAGGCAAAAAGACTAAATTCCAGACCTCTTTTTCGATTGAAGACGTCTGGAAGCGTTTAGCCAGGGAAATCTTAAGCCCTCCTTTATGACTGAAGTAGTATTTACAGAATCAATTTCATCGTGATGAATTTGGAGAATTATAAAAGCATGGCACATTACAATACGCGGTCCGATTCAGTAGTTACTTATGGGATACAATCGATTATGCCTTGGATGGTATGGGGTTTGGGTTGCTTATTTTATTTTTACGAATGTCTTTTACAAGTGTCCCCAAGTGTTATGAGTAATGAATTAATGAGGGATTTTTCAGTTACCAGCCAGACATTAGGTATTCTATCCGGCGTTTATTTTTATTCTTATGCGGCAATGCAATTACCTGGTGGTGTGCTAATGGACTATTTTGGCCCGCACCGATTGCTAACCCTTGCGACGGTTGTTTGTGCTGTAAGTACGATTGCTTTTGGGATGACTGACAATTTCTTTATGGCCTGTGTTGCCCGCTTGATGATAGGGTTTGGTTCTGCATTTGCGGCAGTAGGTACAATGAAACTCGCTGCAAACTGGTTCCCCGCGCAACGTTTTGCTTTACTGACGGGGCTTATGGTGACATTAGGGATGCTAGGTGCAATTGGAGGGGAAGCGCCTTTAGCATTATTGATCGACAGCTTTGGTTGGCGCCACAGTATGCTTATAATGGGGTTTATTGGCCTCATTCTCTCTGTGTTGCTTATCGTCATCGCTAAAGATACCCCTCAAAATCATGAAAAAACACATCCGCAAGTTCTTGAAGAAGAACGTCTCATCCCCAGTTTTCTTGCCCTGGTGAAAAACAAACAGCTGTGGTTAGTAGCTTGTTATGGGGGTCTCATGTATATGGCTACCCCAGTTTTTTGTGGCCTTTGGGGGGTACCCTTTTTAATGAATAAAATGATGATAACCAAAACCACTGCGGCAAATTATATCTCCCTGGTGTTCATCGGGTGGGCGATTGCAAGTCCTTTATGGGGAATATTTTCAAACCGAATTGGTTTAAGAAAGCCGCCTATGTACATTGGATGCATTGGTGCACTCTTATGCTCTTTGTTATTCATTTTTGCTCCCATTACTACGGCAATATATATGGAAATTTTATTGTTTGCATTTGGGATTTTTTCCGCGGGATTTTTACCTGCGTTTACTGTGGCTAAAGAACTATGTAATAGAAAATATGTTGCTACAGGCTTAAGTTTCATGAACATGATGAACATGATTGGCATTGCATTGGCGCAACCGCTCATCGGCTATATCCTTGACATAATGTGGAAAGGAGAGCTAAACGGGAATGTTCGGGTATATCCCCTGGAAGCATACCACACCGGACTTGCCATTCTTCCATTAGGAATGCTTATTGCCTTAATTATTTTACCCAAAATTAAAGAAACTTATTGCCAAAGTGTACATTAATGAAATAATACGAAACTTCCTGGATACAGCGGCCTGAGTGCTTGTTTGTTAGTCTGGGTGTAACACAGCGGATCTTGAAACTTTCTTGTTTCGCTCCGCTCGCTGCACACAGATGACAATACATACCGGCTGCACATTTTTAAAGTAGATTTGATATGGCTAAGAAACTATACATCAAAACCAACGGCTGCCAGATGAATGAATACGATTCAACTAAAATGGCAGAAGTTTTGCTGCAATCCCATGGTCTGGTTAAAACCGACAATGTGGAAGAAGCAGATGTAATATTGCTCAACACATGTTCTATTCGTGAAAAAGCTCAGGAGAAGGTTTTTTCCCAACTAGGACAATGGCGGGAATATAAAGCGAAAAACCCTCATGTTGTAATTGGTGTGGGCGGGTGCGTTGCAAGCCAGGAAGGCGAGGATATCATTAAACGGGCTCCTTTTGTGGATATCGTTTTTGGTCCACAAACATTGCACCGGCTTCCAACATTACTGAATGAAAGAATTGCAAAGAAAAAACCGGTTGTTGATATCAGTTTCCCTGAAATTGAAAAGTTTGATCATTTACCGACACCAAGAGCAGAGGGTCCAACTGCATTTGTCTCGATTATGGAAGGTTGCAGTAAATATTGCAGTTTCTGCGTTGTCCCCTATACCCGTGGAACGGAAATTAGCCGTCCTTTTGATGACGTCCTTGCCGAATGTTATCAATTAGCAACACAAGGAGTAAGGGAAATCAATTTATTAGGGCAAAATGTGAATGATTACCGTGGCGTTATGGAGAATGGTGATATCGCTGACCTGGCCCTTCTGATTCATTATCTTGCTGCAATAGAGGGTATAGGCAGAATTCGTTTTACAACGTCACATCCTTTGGCTTTCTCAGATAATTTAATTAATGCTTACGCAGAAGTACCTGAATTGGCGAACCATCTTCACTTGCCAGTGCAAAGTGGTTCTGATCGCATTTTAGGTTTAATGAAAAGGGGTTATACCGCACTGGAATTCAAATCAAAAATCAGAAAATTGCGCAAAGTGCGTCCAGACATCCGTTTATCCACAGATATTATTGTAGGTTTCCCCGGGGAAACAGATAAAGATTTTCAGGATACAATGGACTTGGTTCATGAAATAGGATTTGATACCTCCTTTAGTTTTATCTACAGTCCAAGACCTGGTACCCCAGCAGCCAACTTGCTAGATGACACCCCTCTAGAAGTGAAAAAACAAAGGCTGCAGATATTACAAAACAGACTTGTGCTGCAAGCTTCCCGTTACAGCCAATCTATGGTTGGAAGTACGCAAAAAATTCTGGTTACGGGCCATTCTAAAAAAGATTCCCAACAGCTTTCTGGTCGTACTGAATGCAACCGGGTAGTAAATTTTGATGGTCCAGCTCATTTAATAGGCCAATTTGTCGATGTTCAGATTAATGATGCATTGCCTAATTCATTACGAGGGCGTCTCATTGAAGTTGAGACCGCAACAATTTAATGATAGAGCATATTCATAAAACAATAACTGTTCCACGCGAGTATCACAATCAACGTATTGATAGTGTGCTCGCGCATTTACTCCCTGATTATTCGCGTTCACAAATCAGCAATTGGATTAAAAGTGGTACAATTACACTGAATCAAAAATCCTGTAAACCTAAAGATAAAACTCTGGATGGAGATCTGATTGAAATTAATGTCGATTTCCCTTGTATAGAGAGGGACAAGGATTTTCATCAGTGTTTACCAGAAGAAATCCCTTTAACTATTGCTTATGAAGATGAGGATGTTTTAGTTCTCAATAAACCCGCCAATATGGTCGTTCATCCTGGCGCGGGAAATAAAGAACATACCTTGGTCAATGCCTTATTACATCATGAACCTTCCTTACAGCATCTACCCAGGGCAGGCATTATTCATCGATTGGATAAAGATACTACTGGTCTGTTAGTGGTAGCAAAAACTTTAACTGCACATACTTCTTTGATCCGTCAAATGCAGGCACGGGAAATTCAACGCCATTATATTACTCTGGTACAAGGACATATCATTTCAGGGGGTACGATTGATACAGGATTTGGAAGGCATCCTCGAAATCGCTTGAAAATGGCCGTACAAGAACAGGGCCGGCAAGCAATAACCCATTATTCAGTAAAAAAACAGTTCCAAGATTTTACTCTACTGGATATCAATCTTATGACTGGACGGACGCACCAAATCAGAGTCCATTTAGCTTA
It includes:
- the miaB gene encoding tRNA (N6-isopentenyl adenosine(37)-C2)-methylthiotransferase MiaB, whose product is MAKKLYIKTNGCQMNEYDSTKMAEVLLQSHGLVKTDNVEEADVILLNTCSIREKAQEKVFSQLGQWREYKAKNPHVVIGVGGCVASQEGEDIIKRAPFVDIVFGPQTLHRLPTLLNERIAKKKPVVDISFPEIEKFDHLPTPRAEGPTAFVSIMEGCSKYCSFCVVPYTRGTEISRPFDDVLAECYQLATQGVREINLLGQNVNDYRGVMENGDIADLALLIHYLAAIEGIGRIRFTTSHPLAFSDNLINAYAEVPELANHLHLPVQSGSDRILGLMKRGYTALEFKSKIRKLRKVRPDIRLSTDIIVGFPGETDKDFQDTMDLVHEIGFDTSFSFIYSPRPGTPAANLLDDTPLEVKKQRLQILQNRLVLQASRYSQSMVGSTQKILVTGHSKKDSQQLSGRTECNRVVNFDGPAHLIGQFVDVQINDALPNSLRGRLIEVETATI
- a CDS encoding flagellar protein FlaG; this encodes MTMESIPPANNKLLQTESVKLKDKNIKPLTKCATSDLNLDIDAKQAIDHATGLLQTIVTDKISDKIIRKIPSDEYLHLLHLLDGIISGSIDKHI
- a CDS encoding MFS transporter translates to MAHYNTRSDSVVTYGIQSIMPWMVWGLGCLFYFYECLLQVSPSVMSNELMRDFSVTSQTLGILSGVYFYSYAAMQLPGGVLMDYFGPHRLLTLATVVCAVSTIAFGMTDNFFMACVARLMIGFGSAFAAVGTMKLAANWFPAQRFALLTGLMVTLGMLGAIGGEAPLALLIDSFGWRHSMLIMGFIGLILSVLLIVIAKDTPQNHEKTHPQVLEEERLIPSFLALVKNKQLWLVACYGGLMYMATPVFCGLWGVPFLMNKMMITKTTAANYISLVFIGWAIASPLWGIFSNRIGLRKPPMYIGCIGALLCSLLFIFAPITTAIYMEILLFAFGIFSAGFLPAFTVAKELCNRKYVATGLSFMNMMNMIGIALAQPLIGYILDIMWKGELNGNVRVYPLEAYHTGLAILPLGMLIALIILPKIKETYCQSVH
- the fliS gene encoding flagellar export chaperone FliS; translated protein: MKKPYQQIINQYKTIELQTRIDAASPHELIHLLLQGARTHIATAQGNIERKEIQEKGEHISKALSIIEGLKTSLNHEQGGEIAQNLLQLYGHIEFLLLKANLNNDKELLAQSNLLLAQLHEAWQKVGPNHSDSDSSHSS
- a CDS encoding flagellin, translated to MAQIINTNVPSLIAQRNLSKSSDAMATAIQRLSSGLKINSAKDDAAGLAITTNMTSQIRGMDQAVKNANDGISLAQVAEGAMQESTDILQRMRELALQSSNGTYSQANRQALQDEVNNLLNEMDNIAYSTQFNGQTLLNGSYTNASLQIGANAGETITFSINSIASSDIGHIAYQQGAEVSGNAATDITIALGSNAAVNISSSANYVGTANGQDNTSAFAKAAAINAAGISGLTVTASTIGSATVGAIGGAAGNTYNLSINGVDVFVNQDVSTALSNDALMGAINAASDQTGVVAKLNGGTMTLTAADGRNIDVVESGTGFTAGTNGLSVTGGSFDAILRGNITISADQAITIGGTASDIGLASNISLDTLGVNSVDITTQDGAEKAILRISSALDRITTNRSSLGALQNRLDATVNNLQNVSDNMSAARSRIQDTDYAAEMANLTKNQILQQAGTAMLAQANALPQSVLSLLG
- the fliD gene encoding flagellar filament capping protein FliD, giving the protein MGLSTPGIGSGLDIKGMVEGLVKADLMPLQLKHDKKLNSVTMELSAFGQLKSAISSFQTTLNTLSLASEFNKMNCLLSEPGYISASLTGQADEGIYQLQVQQLAQSQSLASGYFANSSTSVGSGSITINFGTYSNSNTTFTPNAAVSPLTLNINAGNDSLTAVRDAINAANGGVTASIVQDSLGSRLTLTSTETGENYAMQITGSLTSLNYDPTTNNTALTQTMAAQNCLVKINGLVLNESSNQIENALAGINLDVQQADPSKTITLTVKKDVDHVKGLINDFVKKYNDFMKFLTNLTGFDMETRKKGILQGDNKLRELKTNLYNLATSPLTATGPIQSLADLGITSDKHGLLEIDSEMLEKVIDNNYPYIANLFAKKISATDPNIKINSLDTEVASGAYDVILSEYTPGVSMSGTIGGILANSTDGITLNGTGDFSSLSIDVLSGLVGARGQIIVSDGLASLIDDYLGSLMDDDGEIEERIDRLNTQAKQLDEMQEQINDRSVALEKRYYKQWNAVDLLIAQMQNTSNTLTQILSNLPKLKTK
- a CDS encoding L,D-transpeptidase; translated protein: MKRIKSITISIALITISQLTFAHIRYGETLCNSPDYFCMKTKQGETWEKLFPNAEERDMVRRINRMNIALRPGMTIAVPKNIDRLTIYDVSPFPRYIDSQGEKTIYVSQKKLAWAAYDQDGELLWWGPISSGIGKCPGVIGGCSTPSGSFRVVRKQDIDCVSTVFPRRSDGNDGGALMPYCMHFFRGYALHGSYEVPGFRASHGCVRMFIEDARWLNEEFIDLPGDGMKGTRVVIDSPDDPNEQ
- the rluD gene encoding 23S rRNA pseudouridine(1911/1915/1917) synthase RluD translates to MIEHIHKTITVPREYHNQRIDSVLAHLLPDYSRSQISNWIKSGTITLNQKSCKPKDKTLDGDLIEINVDFPCIERDKDFHQCLPEEIPLTIAYEDEDVLVLNKPANMVVHPGAGNKEHTLVNALLHHEPSLQHLPRAGIIHRLDKDTTGLLVVAKTLTAHTSLIRQMQAREIQRHYITLVQGHIISGGTIDTGFGRHPRNRLKMAVQEQGRQAITHYSVKKQFQDFTLLDINLMTGRTHQIRVHLAYINHPVVGDPLYGGRMRFPAHATEQLRALLQNFKRQALHARTLGFHHPRTGDELRFIAPIPDDFQLLLNTLDEHYEE
- a CDS encoding bifunctional folylpolyglutamate synthase/dihydrofolate synthase, which codes for MEVAKMLDLQLPACPVITVGGTNGKGSTVTALEAIYHGAGYKVGTYTSPHLIEFNERIRINLTPISDEDLCQAFSVIEEARGEIFLTYFEMTTLAALWYFKKNYLDILILEVGLGGRLDATNIVDAQLSIITTVDFDHQDYLGTTLDAIGYEKAGILRPGKPFIYADINPPTAVIDAAMQLVAPSFFYNEEFSIHEQDASWDLVYNEKLKLPSILGLPKPSIQLKSAA
- the accD gene encoding acetyl-CoA carboxylase, carboxyltransferase subunit beta, which produces MSWFKKLLPSRVSTDSSQKKGVPEGLWLKCSGCNEVLYSTELERNLMVCPSCNFHHRISARVRIKQFLDEGGQEEIAASLEPQDRLKFRDSKKYKDRISQAQKATGEKEALIIVKGTLLQQPVVVGAFEFNFMGGSMGATVGEKFVRAIEAATKEQRPYICFTASGGARMQEGLFSLMQMAKTSAALAKFAEIGLPFIVVLTDPTMGGVSASFASLGDVIIAEPNALIGFAGPRVIEQTVRQTLPEGFQRSEFLLEHGHIDMILERKDIRPVVAELISKLTRKGAGDLVVKAASY